The following DNA comes from Thermodesulfobacteriota bacterium.
AATTTCAACGTTCTATGAACATTTATCTATTTTGATTATAATTTTTTAAGTTAAGGAGAATAATATAATGAAAAAAGGATGTTTCGTTTCAGTTGTGGTACTTTTTTTATCCCTCTGGGCATTTTCCGCTGTTGCTGCTGAAAAACTCACGGTTATGCTCGACTGGTTTCCCAATGTGGATCATCTTCCGATTTATGTGGCCAGGCAGCAGGGATATTTTTCCGAAAAAGGACTGGAAATCAAAATACTGAGCCCTTCAGACACTTCAGATGCGCTCAAGCTTGCCGCTTCCGGCAGTGTGGATATTGCTGTTTCCTACCAGCCTCAGACCATTATTGCCGCTTCAGAAGGGATAAATATCACTGTCGTTGGTCGCCTGATCGAACACCCTTTGACCACCTTGCTTTTTTTAAAAGGAAAAGGGATAAACAAACCTTCGGATCTGGAAGGCAAAAAGATAGGCTACACGGTTCCGGGTTTAATGGATGTTCTGCTTAAGGCGTTTGCCCGAATCAACGGCATTAAAAACTACACCCCCATAAATGTCGGGTTTACCATAGTACAGTCCTTGGCAGCAGGAAAAGTCGACGCGATTATGGGGCCGTTTAAAACCTATGAAACTGTTGCAATGCGGCACAGGGGATATCAAGCCGGCTATTTTGAGCTGGAACAGTGGGGCATACCGGATTACGATGAACTGATTTTCGTATGCGGCGCAACCGCCTTGAAAGAAAAAGAAAGGGCGATAAAAATATTTTCCACCGCAGTTAACAGGGGTATTGCGTATTCCCGGGCAAATCCTGAAAAAGCGCTTGAGCAATATTTCAAAGCGGTTCCTGAAGCCGACCGAAGGACCGAAACCGAAGCATTTAAACTGACATTGCCGTATTTTTGTTACAGTCAGCAACACGATGTAAGGCGTTGGCAACGATTTGCCGATTTTGCACATAAATACGGTCTGGTGGATCGGCCGGTGGATGTAAAATCAGTGATTAAAGTGTGGGAGAAATGATGCTTTAGCTTTTCTGATCTAACAAATAGTTCAGGGTTCAGGGAGTTTTTCCCAAAGGGCCATTTTGGTAAACTAGTAGCTCTTTAATGATTGTCAGCGGTTCGTCCGGGGAATAGCCCACTCGCCCCGCGTAAGTCTTAACAATATTATCGGGGGACTGACGTGCGGTAGCTATCTCGCTGAGATTAGATTTGAACCAGCCCCAATAGAAAGATTCCCACGGCGGCAGTGATCGTTTCTGCCTGTATGGGCTTAATGCAAAGGATAGGGGGCGGCTTCGAGACATTGTAATCATTTGTTAAGACTTACGCGGGGCGAGTGGGCTATTCCCCGGACGAACAGATTAGAGATTGAAAGACTCCCCGACCCCTCAACTATTTGATTTTCAACTAAAAAGATCTACCCACGATTGGAATCGCAGAACCTTGTCGCGGCCGTATTTTTCAAGACGCTTTAAGATTTTTTCAACCGGTTTTTCTGTTGCTTTTAACTGGCCGTTTTTAGAAAAAAACTTGTCGGCATAACAGATAATCTGTTCTTCTATGGAAACAGGGCACATGTCGCGCTGGGGAAGAGGAAGATGATGAGATATGATTTCTTCTTTGGTAATGCCGAGACCCACGTGTCGTTCACATACCAGGGCATGTTTCGGCAATCGGTTTTTTTCCAGAAGTTCACGGCCCAGATATCCGTGGCAAACATAAGGGTGTTTACCAAAGCAGCCTTTTTTCGGCCAGGCAGTCAGAAAAACACCGATATCATGGAGCATGGCCGCTTCTTTGATAAAATCCCTGTCACACTTGAGGTGAGGTACTTTGTCTGCGGCGTCAAGAGCTTTTTTTGCAACCTGTCGGCCATGATTCACCATGATATCAAACAGCTTTGATCCCGGAGTATAATACTTACTTATAATTTCAATTGGGTCCATGGTTTACGTGTAACCATTCACACTTATTCGGTAAAAAAGGTTGTACAACCTGCCTTCTGTAAACAACCTTGACTATGCTTTTCTCACCAGAAGCGCTTTCTTGATAAAAGGGTCAAGCCCGCCATCGAGGACCTCATTCACGTTCCCTGTCTCGAGGTTTGTCCGGTGATCCTTTACCATCTGATAGGGGTGCATCACATAGGACCGGATCTGGCTTCCCCAGGCGATGTCATCTTTGCTGTTATGTATTTCCTTAAACTTATCATCCTGTTTCTGCTTTTGTTGCTGGTAAAGTCG
Coding sequences within:
- a CDS encoding ABC transporter substrate-binding protein, with amino-acid sequence MKKGCFVSVVVLFLSLWAFSAVAAEKLTVMLDWFPNVDHLPIYVARQQGYFSEKGLEIKILSPSDTSDALKLAASGSVDIAVSYQPQTIIAASEGINITVVGRLIEHPLTTLLFLKGKGINKPSDLEGKKIGYTVPGLMDVLLKAFARINGIKNYTPINVGFTIVQSLAAGKVDAIMGPFKTYETVAMRHRGYQAGYFELEQWGIPDYDELIFVCGATALKEKERAIKIFSTAVNRGIAYSRANPEKALEQYFKAVPEADRRTETEAFKLTLPYFCYSQQHDVRRWQRFADFAHKYGLVDRPVDVKSVIKVWEK
- a CDS encoding HD domain-containing protein; amino-acid sequence: MDPIEIISKYYTPGSKLFDIMVNHGRQVAKKALDAADKVPHLKCDRDFIKEAAMLHDIGVFLTAWPKKGCFGKHPYVCHGYLGRELLEKNRLPKHALVCERHVGLGITKEEIISHHLPLPQRDMCPVSIEEQIICYADKFFSKNGQLKATEKPVEKILKRLEKYGRDKVLRFQSWVDLFS